Below is a window of Myroides profundi DNA.
TGCTAGATGCGTAATCTGGAAGTCCTTTTTCAGAGAAGATATTGTTTTCGTAACGGATTAAAACACGTCCGTTATATTTATAACGTTGAGCATAAGAACTGTTAAATCTCAATCCCCAGCTACCATTAGTATAGTAGTCTCCCAATACGTTTAAATCCATTTTATCACTTATCGCAAAGTAATAACCACCATTCTGAATATAGTATCCTTGTTGATTAGTATCACCAAAACTTGGGATGATAAATCCTGATTCAGCTTTTTCTGACATCGGGAAAAAGGCGAAAGGCAATCCTAGTGGTGTAGGTACATCAGCAATCACCATATTGGTAACTCCTGTAACTACTTTTTTGCCAGGTACTAACTTAACCTTATTGGTACGGAAGTAGTATTCAGGATCATCTAAATCTTTAGCAGTAGTAAAGATTACATCTTTCATGAAGTAAACAGAGTCATTCTCTTTTTTACTCACTTCTGCTTTAATTCTAAATTCACCTTGTGAAGTACGAGATTTAAAAACTAATGCTTTTTTTGTTTTTGTATTGAAGCGGATAGAATCTGGTTCTACGATCTGTGATCCTTGTTTAAAAACAGGGTATTGCGACATATTACCAACACTATCTTTAATACCTCCTGCATAGATTTCACTTTTTTCATAATTGAAAATGATCTTACCCGCAGTTAGTTCATAATCCTGATAGCGTATTTCAGCTTCATTATATAATGTAATTTCTTTTTTTGCTAAGTTTAGGGCTTCATAGTCTTTTGCTTTTCTATAAACCATTTCTTCAAGAAGAGGTTTATTAGCAGGAACTATGGTGTCTTTTTGTTTTTTAAGTGTATCCTGGATAGAGGGTACAGCAAGTTTGTCTATAGTATCTGAAGTGGTAACTATAGAATCTCTTTTTAGTGTAGTATTTACAGCTGTAAATTTCTTATTGTTGTCTTGTGCAATCCCTTTTTGTGTTAAAGTTGCTCCAAAAACCAATAAAATGAAAACGATATTAAAAATATTTGTTCGCAAACCTATATATATGCTATTTTTGTAAAATTAAGCGCGTTGTTTTTAACGTGTCAAACTTACATATATTTTTTTTGAAAATGTATTTTTATTTAAATTATAAAACGTTATAAATATCATTTATATGAATTACAGTCGTTCTAAACTGTTTGCCTTACTAGCCATTCTTTTCCTGAGTTTCTCTATACAAGCACAGAATGGGAAAAAATTTAAAGTTGTATTAGATCCTGGACATGGAGGAAAAGATACTGGTACTAACCATAAGAAGAATGTAGAAAAGGATATTGTATTAGCAGTAGCTTTAGAGGTAGGTAAGATATTAGAAAAACAATCTGATATAGAAGTGTTCTATACTCGTAAGACAGATGTGTTTGTACCTGTAAAGGAAAGATCAGTATTAGCTAATGATAATAATGGAAACGTATTTGTATCTATTCACTGTAATGGTGTGAATAGTGAGGCTGCTTCAGGGACAGAGACTTATGTGATGGGTCTTAGTAAGAATAAATCTAACCTAGATGTAGCTAAGACGGAGAACTCCGTGATTATGATGGAGGATGATTATAAGACAAAGTATGCAGGCTTTGACCCTTCTTCTCCAGAGTCTATTATTGGATTGACACTATTACAGGAAGATTATATTCATCAGAGTATTGATTTAGCAAGTAGAGTACAAGATGGTTTTACAAATGATCTGAAGAGAAAGAATAGAGGAGTAAAACAAGGTCCGTTCTGGGTATTACACGGAGCTTTTATGCCTAGTATATTGATAGAGTTAGGGTTTGTATCTAATACAGCTGAAGGAAACTATTTGACTTCAAGTAAAGGACAGAAAGAATTAGCACGTTCTATAGCACAAGGGATTATTGATTATAAAGCGGCTTATTATGGAGGTAGTAAAACTCTAGTATTAGCAGATTCTAATGATAAAGCAGCAGCTAAAGCTGATAATAGTAGAAAGACTACAACTAATGAGACAACTACTAATTCTCGAAAAGAAAGTAGTTCAAACACGAATAAAGTTGTTTTTAAAGTGCAAATTGCAGCAGGATCAAAAGTGTTAGCTTTAAAACCTGAGAATTTTAAAGGACTAAGAGGAGTGACGACAATGCGCGCAGGAAATCTTAGTAGATATTATTACGGGGAGACAAGTGACTATGAGACAGCGAAACAAAATCAGAAAGTAGCAAAGGATAAAGGACACAGTTCTGCATTTATTGTAGCATTCAAGGATGGTAAAGTGATTACAGTAGAGGAAGCATTAAAATAATATCAAGCGCTTTAGAAATAAAAGTTTATTTTTGCGTGTTATAAAAATGAAAAGTTTTGAAAATATCAAGAGAAATTAAAACAGCGATTTTAGTATTAGGAGCTATTGCTTTGTTCATTTGGGGTTACTCATTTTTAAAAGGGAGAAACATATTTGATAACAGTACTAGATTTTATGTAGAATACGATAATGTAGAAGGATTGACTACTTCTTCAACGGTTACCATTAATGGTTTAGTCGTAGGGAAAGTATCTAAGATTGATTTAGATAATACTTCAGGCAAATTAAAAGTTGAGTTATTAATGACTCAAAAAGTCAATATATCTAAGAATAGTGTAGCTAAGATTTACTCTCCTGGATTATTAGGAGGTAAAGGGATTATGATAGATCCTTTATTTGGAGATACAAATTATGCTGAATCTGGACAAGTGCTAAAAGGAGAGGTAGTTTTAGATATGACTGAGAAGTTGACAAAACAAATCGAACCTTTACAGTTAAAAATAGAAGAGGCTTTAGCTAACTTAAATACGATGTTAGCTTCTGTTAATAATATAATGGATGAAAATACTCAACAGAGTTTAAAAAGTGCAATGACTCAATTAGATGGTACTTTAGCAGGTGCTAATAAGTTGATGGCTACTACTAATCAGATGGTTGCAGCGACTCAGCCTAAGTTAGACGGTACATTGACTAACTTAAATACGATGAGTAGCAACTTCGCTTCAATTTCTACAGATTTAAAAGCTTTGGATATCAAATCTACTTTTACTAACTTAGATAACGCTACTGCAAGTATGGATAAAATCATGGGAGATATCCAAGGTGGTAAGGGATCAGTTGGTAAATTATTGAAAGACGAACAATTATATAGTAACTTAGAAGGAGCAAGTAAAGAATTAGAAGCTTTATTACGCGACTTAAAAGAACACCCAAAACGTTATGTACACTTCTCTTTATTTGGTAAGAAAGCGACACCTTATCAAGCGACAGAAGGAGAGAAAACTGCAGAGGTTAAGGAATAATAAACTAAACAACTAAACCAACTAACAAGAAAAACTAACAATTACTGAAACAATTATTACGACTATGGAGTATTTAGGCCAAGTATTATTTTTACTTCTTTTAGTTGTTGGGTTTGGATTCTTTATTAAAAATATAAAGAAGCTAGTCCGCAACATCAAAATAGGAAGAGATATCGATCGAACAGATAATCCTTCAGCACGTTGGAAAAACATGATCCGCGTAGCTTTAGGACAGTCTAAGATGGTAAAAAGACCTATCCCAGCTATCTTACATATTTTTGTATATGTAGGTTTTGTGATTATTAATATTGAGATGTTAGAAATCATCGTTGATGGTTTGTTTGGTACACATCGAGTGTTTAGCTTCTTAGGTGTAGGCTATGATGCATTAATTGGAATCTTTGAAGTATTAGCTTTCTTAGTTATCTTTGGAGTTATTGTATTCTGGATTCGTAGAAATGTAATAAAACTTAGACGTTTTAATCAACCAGAAATGGAAGGTTGGGCTAAGCGTGATGCGAATAATATTATCTACATTGAGACTGTGTTGATGTGTTTCTTTTTAATTATGAACGCTGCAGATTACTATCTTCAGAGTATCGGTTATACACATTATACAGCAGTAGGATCATTCCCTATTTCTAGTTTTATCAGTCCTATATTTGATGGAGTTAATCCTGCAACAGTTGCATTCATTGAGCGTTTTTGTTGGTGGGGACACATAGTAGGGGTGATGTTGTTTATGAATTATTTATATTATTCAAAACACTTACACATCTTCTTAGCATTCCCAAATACATATTATGCTAATTTACAACCTCAAGGAGAGTTTAATAACTTAGAGTCTGTTAAGAAAGAAGTTTCTTTAATGATGGATCCTAATGCAGATCCATACGCTGCTCCAGCAGAACCAGTGGGGGAACCAGAGAAATTCGGTGCTCAAGATGTAATGGATTTAAACTGGGTACAGTTATTAAATGCTTATTCTTGTACTGAGTGTGGGCGTTGTACATCTTCTTGTCCTCAAAATACGACAGGTAAAAAGCTATCTCCACGTAAGATTATGATGTCTACTCGTGACCGTTTAGAGGATGTAAGTAAGATATTAGATGCGAACAATGGTCAGTTTGTAGATGATGGTAAGACATTGTTAAACGACTATATCACACCAGAAGAATTATGGGCTTGTAATACATGTAATGCATGTGTAGAAGAATGTCCTATAGACATTAGTCCACTTTCTATCATTATGGATATGCGTCGTTTCCTAGTTATGGAACAAAGTGCCGCTCCTGTAGAGTTAAACAACATGATGCAAAATGTTGAGAATAATGCTGCTCCATGGCAATATAGCCAAATGGACAGATTAAACTGGAAA
It encodes the following:
- a CDS encoding N-acetylmuramoyl-L-alanine amidase family protein encodes the protein MNYSRSKLFALLAILFLSFSIQAQNGKKFKVVLDPGHGGKDTGTNHKKNVEKDIVLAVALEVGKILEKQSDIEVFYTRKTDVFVPVKERSVLANDNNGNVFVSIHCNGVNSEAASGTETYVMGLSKNKSNLDVAKTENSVIMMEDDYKTKYAGFDPSSPESIIGLTLLQEDYIHQSIDLASRVQDGFTNDLKRKNRGVKQGPFWVLHGAFMPSILIELGFVSNTAEGNYLTSSKGQKELARSIAQGIIDYKAAYYGGSKTLVLADSNDKAAAKADNSRKTTTNETTTNSRKESSSNTNKVVFKVQIAAGSKVLALKPENFKGLRGVTTMRAGNLSRYYYGETSDYETAKQNQKVAKDKGHSSAFIVAFKDGKVITVEEALK
- a CDS encoding MlaD family protein → MKISREIKTAILVLGAIALFIWGYSFLKGRNIFDNSTRFYVEYDNVEGLTTSSTVTINGLVVGKVSKIDLDNTSGKLKVELLMTQKVNISKNSVAKIYSPGLLGGKGIMIDPLFGDTNYAESGQVLKGEVVLDMTEKLTKQIEPLQLKIEEALANLNTMLASVNNIMDENTQQSLKSAMTQLDGTLAGANKLMATTNQMVAATQPKLDGTLTNLNTMSSNFASISTDLKALDIKSTFTNLDNATASMDKIMGDIQGGKGSVGKLLKDEQLYSNLEGASKELEALLRDLKEHPKRYVHFSLFGKKATPYQATEGEKTAEVKE
- a CDS encoding (Fe-S)-binding protein, with product MEYLGQVLFLLLLVVGFGFFIKNIKKLVRNIKIGRDIDRTDNPSARWKNMIRVALGQSKMVKRPIPAILHIFVYVGFVIINIEMLEIIVDGLFGTHRVFSFLGVGYDALIGIFEVLAFLVIFGVIVFWIRRNVIKLRRFNQPEMEGWAKRDANNIIYIETVLMCFFLIMNAADYYLQSIGYTHYTAVGSFPISSFISPIFDGVNPATVAFIERFCWWGHIVGVMLFMNYLYYSKHLHIFLAFPNTYYANLQPQGEFNNLESVKKEVSLMMDPNADPYAAPAEPVGEPEKFGAQDVMDLNWVQLLNAYSCTECGRCTSSCPQNTTGKKLSPRKIMMSTRDRLEDVSKILDANNGQFVDDGKTLLNDYITPEELWACNTCNACVEECPIDISPLSIIMDMRRFLVMEQSAAPVELNNMMQNVENNAAPWQYSQMDRLNWKDEN